From one Azospirillum ramasamyi genomic stretch:
- a CDS encoding ParB/RepB/Spo0J family partition protein yields the protein MIDDTKQGGARRASLGRGLSALFGEATEDYSALDKVRQSKQVPIEFVHPGKYQPRRKFDEEAISGLVESIRDKGILQPLLVRRDSEDANSYELIAGERRWRAAQVAGLHEVPVIIRDLSDREALEIALIENIQRQDLTPLEEAEGYRRLMEEFEHTQEDLARAVGKSRSHVANMMRLLALPDPVKSMVQEGALTAGHARALLTAPDPAAVAREVITRGLNVRQTEDLMRGDQPKARKGKGANDGTGAAPAMKDVDLINLEEEISARIGLKVAINPQGQRGTITIHYQTLDQLDDVLHRLGGEE from the coding sequence ATGATCGACGACACCAAACAAGGTGGCGCCCGCCGCGCCAGCCTGGGCCGCGGCCTTTCCGCCCTGTTCGGCGAGGCTACCGAGGATTATTCGGCGCTCGACAAGGTGCGGCAGTCCAAGCAGGTGCCGATCGAGTTCGTCCATCCGGGCAAATACCAGCCGCGGCGGAAGTTCGACGAGGAGGCGATCAGCGGCCTCGTCGAGTCCATCCGCGACAAGGGCATCCTGCAGCCGCTGCTGGTCCGCCGCGACTCCGAGGATGCGAATTCCTACGAGCTGATCGCCGGCGAACGCCGCTGGCGCGCGGCGCAGGTCGCCGGCCTGCACGAGGTGCCGGTCATCATCCGCGATCTCAGCGACCGCGAGGCGCTGGAAATCGCGCTGATCGAGAACATCCAGCGCCAGGATCTGACCCCTCTCGAAGAGGCGGAAGGCTACCGCCGCTTGATGGAGGAGTTCGAGCACACGCAGGAGGATCTGGCCCGCGCCGTCGGCAAGAGCCGCAGCCATGTCGCCAACATGATGCGCCTGCTGGCTCTGCCCGACCCGGTCAAGTCGATGGTGCAGGAAGGCGCGCTGACCGCCGGCCACGCCCGCGCCCTGCTGACCGCCCCGGATCCGGCCGCGGTCGCCCGCGAGGTGATCACGCGCGGCCTGAATGTCCGCCAGACCGAAGACCTGATGCGGGGCGACCAGCCCAAGGCCAGGAAGGGCAAGGGCGCGAATGATGGAACCGGCGCCGCCCCGGCGATGAAGGATGTCGACCTGATCAATCTGGAGGAGGAGATCTCCGCCCGCATCGGGTTGAAGGTCGCGATCAATCCCCAGGGTCAGCGCGGCACGATCACCATCCACTACCAGACGCTCGACCAGCTGGACGACGTTCTGCACCGTCTGGGTGGGGAAGAGTAA